The Candidatus Tumulicola sp. region CGGCAGCCGCTCCTGGTCGAAATGGACGAGGAAGTCCGGGACGTGATAATGACGGCGACCGTCCCGGCCACGGAAGGCGATACGGACCGGCTGCTCGTCATAATCGTGGACCGTGGGATCGAATTCCACCAGCGTGATGAAGTCGCGCTCGAGGGTCGATTCGAAAGCATGACTACGGCCAGTTTTATGGCTTGCATGATGGCCCGTGACGCTCATTCGGTTCGGCGGAACCTGCCGTACACTCACGTCATCTTTACCTTCCCAGAACTGGTAGCTCCGACTTAGCACGAATTTCGAACTAGTCGCGCCAACTCCCCTTCTTGGTCGCGTCGACTTAGACATGGCTTGCTACGGTCTTACGCATCCGCGAGTCGCGTTCACTTCGCAAAATGACAAGTTTATTGCTTTTTACGCGTTATTAGCGAACGTTTGTTCGACTGCAATACACAAATCGCGGGTATCATTATCATTGTGAAAAAGCGAATATTAGGTTCGGCTTCCCCGCTCGAAGTTTCGGAAATCGGATTCGGCTGCATGGGGATCAGCCACGGCTACGGACACAAGCTCGACACGGCGGACGGCGTCAAAATCATCCGTGAGGCGGTCGATCGCGGCGTGACGTTTTTCGATACCGCCGAAGTGTACGGACCCTTTACCAACGAGCGCGTCGTTGGAGAAGCGTTGCGACCGGTTCGCGACCAGGTCGTCATCGCGACCAAGTTCGGCTTTGCAATCGATCAGGAAACCAAGAAGCAGTTGGGGCTCAACAGCCGGCCCGAACACATTCGCGAAGTCGCCGAAGCCTCGCTCAAACGGCTCGGAATCGAGGTCATCGATTTGTTCTATCAGCATCGCGTCGATCCGAACGTTCCGATCGAAGAGGTCGCCGGCGCGGTTAAGGGCTTGATCGAAGAAGGCAAGGTCCGGCACTTCGGACTCTCCGAACCGGGCGCGAACACAGTCCGTCGCGCACACGTCGTGCAGCCCATTACCGCGCTGCAAAACGAATATTCGCTCTGGACGCGCGGCCCGGAAACGAATGGCATTTTCGAAACGTGCGAAGAGCTAGGAATCGGCCTCGTGGCCTATAGCCCGCTCGGTAAGGGCTTTCTCACCGGGGCTATGGGCAAGGACACGAAGCTCGATGAAGGCGATTTTCGCAGCATTTTGCCGCGCTTTACACCCGAAGCAATGGAGAAAAATCAGGCGCTGGTCGATTTACTCAAAGACATTGCCAAAGAAAAGAATGCCACGCCGGCGCAAATCGCGCTCGCGTGGGGTCTGG contains the following coding sequences:
- a CDS encoding aldo/keto reductase, yielding MKKRILGSASPLEVSEIGFGCMGISHGYGHKLDTADGVKIIREAVDRGVTFFDTAEVYGPFTNERVVGEALRPVRDQVVIATKFGFAIDQETKKQLGLNSRPEHIREVAEASLKRLGIEVIDLFYQHRVDPNVPIEEVAGAVKGLIEEGKVRHFGLSEPGANTVRRAHVVQPITALQNEYSLWTRGPETNGIFETCEELGIGLVAYSPLGKGFLTGAMGKDTKLDEGDFRSILPRFTPEAMEKNQALVDLLKDIAKEKNATPAQIALAWGLAQKPWIVPIPGTTKLHRLEENLGAAGIELSSGDLERIQHTAAAIHVEGERYPKELLATTGR